The following coding sequences are from one Pirellulales bacterium window:
- a CDS encoding HAMP domain-containing sensor histidine kinase produces the protein MLSRWPIRNKLLLGIALLLVIMLTMSTSSFQGTYAYRELVRSISSRARELPPATALSERVSNLRVFLANLEFLGRYPQLELPTVSEQQLSDDFRHEFSKAQATAQDYENALKETERSEFRLGDASQEFVALAQVKHLLANVEKETAENDWYRNKPLAQNDGGDEHSVAIQYDIPKSDAAADNAESYRTPHTDNVKIDLADLQFLVAKLPSFLQERMQELKDEVHSRYRAWIILAWICAIAATVFVAVFIRLGYRWIFRPLRLLVKGSRIVAAGDFNYRIQLESHDEMAELSAAMNDMTTRFCTIRDDLDRQVQLRTKQVVRSEQLASVGFLAAGVAHEINNPLASIALCAESLEGRLMEMCPVGNDQVQVVQRYLKMIQTEAFRCKEITEKLLDFSRLGEVKRQSTDLRELIQGVIDMVRHVGKYQNRKIEFNAGEGVFAPVNAQEIKQVVLNLVTNALDSVDAGGTLTIQLTRKPDFAEMIFTDDGCGMTSEVLKHLFEPFFTRKRGGQGTGLGLSIVYRIVSEHGGQIEAVSAGPGRGSQFHVTLPLSEAKKSPLNHLPPSAQSAGAKKQLAA, from the coding sequence GTGTTGTCTCGGTGGCCCATCCGGAACAAATTGTTGTTAGGCATTGCCTTGCTGCTGGTCATCATGCTTACGATGTCCACTAGCAGCTTCCAGGGCACCTATGCCTATCGCGAGCTAGTGCGCAGCATCAGCAGTCGCGCTCGCGAATTGCCGCCGGCTACGGCTCTGTCGGAACGAGTCAGTAATTTGCGCGTCTTTCTAGCCAATCTGGAGTTTTTGGGCCGCTATCCGCAATTGGAATTGCCCACGGTTTCGGAACAGCAGCTCAGCGACGATTTCCGGCACGAGTTTTCCAAGGCACAGGCTACGGCACAAGATTACGAGAACGCACTCAAGGAAACCGAGCGCTCCGAATTTCGCTTAGGCGACGCCAGCCAGGAGTTTGTGGCATTGGCCCAAGTCAAGCATCTGCTGGCGAATGTCGAAAAAGAAACGGCCGAGAACGATTGGTATCGCAACAAGCCGCTGGCCCAAAACGATGGAGGCGACGAACATAGCGTCGCCATCCAATACGACATCCCTAAGTCGGATGCAGCCGCCGACAACGCCGAATCGTATCGCACGCCGCACACCGATAACGTCAAAATCGATTTGGCGGATTTGCAATTTCTGGTTGCCAAGCTCCCCAGCTTTCTTCAGGAGCGCATGCAAGAGCTCAAGGACGAAGTCCACTCCCGCTATCGCGCTTGGATCATTCTCGCTTGGATCTGCGCGATCGCTGCCACGGTGTTTGTGGCCGTGTTCATTCGCTTGGGCTACCGCTGGATTTTTCGTCCCTTGCGACTGCTGGTAAAAGGCTCGCGCATTGTTGCCGCCGGCGATTTTAACTATCGCATCCAGTTGGAGTCGCACGACGAAATGGCCGAGCTCAGCGCCGCCATGAACGACATGACCACCCGCTTCTGCACCATCCGTGACGATCTCGATCGCCAGGTCCAACTCCGCACCAAGCAAGTCGTCCGCAGCGAGCAACTGGCCAGCGTGGGCTTCCTCGCGGCCGGCGTGGCTCATGAAATCAACAATCCGCTGGCTTCAATTGCCTTATGCGCCGAGTCGCTGGAAGGCCGGCTGATGGAAATGTGCCCTGTCGGCAACGACCAAGTCCAGGTCGTGCAGCGGTACCTAAAAATGATTCAGACCGAGGCCTTCCGCTGCAAGGAAATTACGGAGAAGCTGCTCGATTTTTCTCGCCTGGGCGAAGTCAAACGCCAAAGCACCGACCTGCGCGAGCTGATCCAAGGCGTCATCGATATGGTCCGCCATGTCGGCAAATACCAAAACCGAAAAATCGAATTCAATGCGGGCGAAGGCGTCTTCGCTCCGGTGAACGCTCAAGAAATCAAACAGGTGGTGCTCAACCTTGTCACCAATGCACTCGACAGCGTCGATGCCGGCGGCACGCTTACCATCCAACTGACCCGCAAGCCAGACTTCGCGGAAATGATTTTCACTGACGATGGCTGCGGCATGACCAGTGAAGTGCTTAAGCACCTGTTCGAGCCGTTCTTCACCCGCAAGCGCGGCGGTCAAGGCACTGGCCTGGGCCTTTCCATCGTCTATCGCATTGTCAGCGAGCATGGCGGACAGATCGAAGCCGTTAGCGCGGGTCCCGGCCGCGGCTCACAATTTCACGTCACGCTTCCCTTGTCAGAAGCCAAAAAATCGCCGCTCAACCATTTGCCGCCGAGCGCTCAGTCGGCGGGAGCCAAGAAGCAACTCGCAGCATAG
- a CDS encoding isoprenylcysteine carboxylmethyltransferase family protein encodes MSTPRSLEGSWEDFIFDQVAWMMFFAGAAFRWWSTLYIGGRKTASLIQEGPYSLCRNPLYVGTFLMVLSVAIFLESLTFALGLVLASGIYLFTTVPVEERRLHQCFGEEYASYCRKVPRFVPQLSSFRSAATIEVRIGGLFSEAIRAARWIWIPILCLLIVQLRSQPNWPHLLRLP; translated from the coding sequence TTGTCTACCCCACGATCTTTGGAAGGTAGTTGGGAAGACTTCATCTTTGACCAAGTGGCGTGGATGATGTTTTTCGCAGGCGCCGCTTTTCGCTGGTGGTCGACGCTGTACATTGGCGGTCGAAAAACCGCGAGCTTAATCCAAGAAGGTCCGTATTCGCTGTGCCGTAATCCACTTTACGTCGGCACATTCTTGATGGTGCTTTCGGTAGCGATTTTTTTAGAAAGCTTGACGTTTGCGCTGGGGTTGGTGTTGGCAAGCGGGATCTATCTTTTCACCACGGTGCCTGTTGAAGAAAGGCGCTTGCACCAATGCTTTGGGGAAGAATATGCAAGCTACTGCCGAAAGGTGCCCCGATTTGTGCCGCAACTGAGCAGCTTTCGCAGTGCGGCAACCATTGAAGTACGCATCGGCGGTTTATTTTCTGAAGCCATTCGGGCTGCCCGCTGGATTTGGATTCCCATTCTGTGCCTTTTGATTGTGCAATTGAGGTCACAGCCCAACTGGCCGCATCTGCTGCGATTGCCGTAA
- a CDS encoding LptF/LptG family permease, whose amino-acid sequence MRILTRYVLIELLKVFLVSLAGMTLFFLLVGLVKEAYLEGLGVKQIILLIPFVLPDALRFAVPATILFASCNVFGRMSSTNEIIAVKASGISPLVLLWPAFILAFVISLWAVWLNDVAVSWGYNGAARVVIDGVEEIAYGRLRQQHSYSAKQFFINVADVVGKRLIHPTITLQGDGDQPTRTIICDEATMRTDLAAQVLNISCTNCTVEIGDGQLELPSWEQAIPLSEASRKNGGGSSPSYLPMNVIPQEKINQVSRIQSLQQQLAAKAAYQLISGDFSSLANASWTTDSSELNEAQQRLYRLNMEPYRRWANGFSCLGFVLLGVPLAIYMRNADFLSSFFVCFLPILLCYYPLLVLGVSKAKSGAVPCWSVWAGNVILALLGAQCMRRVYQH is encoded by the coding sequence ATGCGAATTCTAACGCGCTATGTTTTGATCGAGCTGCTCAAGGTCTTCCTGGTATCGCTTGCCGGGATGACGCTGTTTTTTTTGCTGGTCGGCTTGGTAAAAGAAGCCTATCTCGAGGGGTTAGGCGTCAAACAAATTATTCTGCTGATACCTTTCGTGTTGCCGGACGCCCTACGCTTTGCCGTGCCAGCTACGATTTTGTTTGCCAGCTGCAATGTATTCGGACGGATGTCGTCAACGAATGAAATTATCGCGGTCAAAGCCAGTGGCATTTCTCCCTTGGTGTTGTTATGGCCGGCTTTCATTTTGGCATTTGTTATTAGCCTTTGGGCCGTGTGGTTGAACGATGTGGCCGTTTCCTGGGGATACAACGGCGCCGCACGCGTGGTGATTGATGGGGTTGAAGAAATTGCGTACGGTCGTTTGCGACAACAACATTCCTATAGCGCTAAGCAGTTTTTCATCAATGTCGCCGATGTCGTTGGCAAGCGCTTAATTCATCCTACCATCACGCTGCAGGGAGATGGCGATCAACCTACCCGAACCATCATTTGTGACGAAGCCACGATGAGAACCGATTTGGCGGCCCAGGTTCTTAACATTTCCTGCACCAACTGCACGGTGGAAATTGGCGACGGGCAGCTCGAGCTGCCAAGCTGGGAGCAAGCAATTCCTTTGAGCGAAGCGAGCCGCAAAAACGGTGGTGGCAGCAGTCCCTCTTATTTACCGATGAATGTCATCCCCCAAGAAAAAATTAATCAGGTAAGTCGTATTCAATCGCTTCAGCAACAACTCGCTGCAAAGGCCGCTTACCAACTCATTAGCGGCGATTTTTCCAGCTTGGCGAATGCTTCCTGGACTACCGATTCGTCAGAATTGAACGAAGCCCAGCAACGGCTTTACCGGTTAAACATGGAACCTTATCGCCGCTGGGCCAACGGCTTTAGCTGCTTGGGCTTCGTGCTGTTGGGCGTGCCGCTGGCCATTTACATGCGAAATGCCGACTTTCTCAGCAGTTTTTTTGTCTGCTTTCTACCAATCTTGCTTTGTTATTACCCGCTTCTCGTGTTAGGCGTTTCGAAAGCAAAATCAGGCGCAGTACCATGCTGGAGCGTATGGGCAGGTAATGTGATATTGGCCTTACTGGGTGCGCAGTGCATGCGACGAGTTTATCAACATTAG